A part of Catharus ustulatus isolate bCatUst1 chromosome 8, bCatUst1.pri.v2, whole genome shotgun sequence genomic DNA contains:
- the PRLHR gene encoding prolactin-releasing peptide receptor, whose translation MMNSDNLTSQSFLSAIHSNTSNLFSGLQFVQSFKPLIIPCYSLVVFIGVIGNYLLIYVICKTKKMHNVTNFLVGNLAFSDMLMCATCVPLTLAYAFEPRGWVYGRFMCYFVFLMQPVTVFVSVFTLTVIAVDRYCATVYPFRRRLTIPICAYILAAIWLLSCTLAAPALVHTYHAEFPELDFSICEEFWFHMKRDRLAYAYSTLIITYVLPLAVISLSYLRISVKLKNRVVPGNVTQGQAEWDRARRRKTFRLLVLVVAAFGVCWLPLHIFNMIKDIDISLIDKQYFNFIQLLCHWFAMMSACTNAFLYAWLHDSFRGELKKMFAWRKKKIGPATNCIMASVVL comes from the coding sequence atgatGAATTCGGACAATTTAACCTCCCAAAGCTTCCTCTCTGCGATTCACAGCAACACCAGCAATTTATTCTCAGGGCTCCAGTTTGTTCAGTCCTTCAAGCCACTCATCATCCCCTGCTACTCGCTGGTGGTTTTTATTGGTGTCATTGGGAATTACCTTCTCATTTATGTCAtctgcaagacaaaaaaaatgcacaatgtCACCAACTTTCTGGTAGGCAATCTGGCTTTCTCAGACATGCTCATGTGTGCAACCTGTGTGCCCCTGACCCTGGCCTATGCCTTTGAGCCCCGGGGATGGGTTTACGGGCGCTTCATGTGCTACTTTGTTTTCCTGATGCAACCTGTCACCGTGTTTGTGTCTGTCTTCACCCTGACTGTCATAGCTGTGGACAGGTACTGTGCCACGGTGTACCCATTCCGCAGGAGGCTCACCATCCCTATCTGTGCTTACATCCTGGCTGCTATttggctgctgagctgcacttTGGCTGCCCCAGCCTTGGTCCACACCTACCATGCAGAGTTTCCAGAGCTGGACTTCTCCATCTGCGAGGAGTTTTGGTTCCACATGAAACGAGATCGCTTGGCTTACGCCTACAGCACCCTCATCATCACCTATGTATTGCCTTTGGCTGTCATCTCCCTGTCCTACCTGAGGATCTCAGTCAAGCTGAAGAACCGTGTAGTCCCAGGCAATGTCACCCAGGGCCAAGCTGAGTGGGACCGTGCCAGGAGGAGAAAGACTTTTCGCTTGCTGGTCTTAGTGGTGGCAGCCTTTGGAGTCTGCTGGCTGCCCCTGCACATCTTCAACATGATAAAGGACATCGACATCAGCTTGATTGACAAGCAGTACTTCAACTTCATCCAGCTCCTGTGCCACTGGTTTGCAATGATGTCTGCTTGTACCAATGCCTTTCTCTATGCCTGGCTCCATGACAGCTTCAGGggagagctgaaaaaaatgtttgcctggaggaagaagaaaattggACCCGCTACAAACTGCATTATGGCCAGTGTGGTGCTGTAA